One segment of Solanum lycopersicum chromosome 1, SLM_r2.1 DNA contains the following:
- the LOC101249016 gene encoding metacaspase-1 — protein sequence MMMLVNCSNCHTPLQLPPGARSIRCAICQAVTQLADPRAVPPPPHNQYQHPPPSSSAAAPPSPYNHAPPGPPPNAHGRKKAVIVGVSYRYSRHELKGCLNDAKCMKYLLINKFHFPEASILMLTEEETDPYRTPTKQNMRMALYWLVQGCQPGDSLLFHYSGHGSRQRNYNGDEVDGYDETLCPLDFETQGMIVDDEINATIVRPLPYGVKLHAIIDACHSGTVLDLPFLCRMSRSGQYVWEDHRPRSGVWKGTNGGEVFSFSGCDDDQTSADTSALSKITSTGAMTFCFIQAIERGHGATYGSILTAMRNAIRQAGGSSGGDFGGGAVTSLISMLLTGGSGGMGGGFSQEPQLTACQPFDVYAKPFSL from the exons ATGATGATGCTGGTAAACTGTTCCAATTGTCATACCCCATTACAGCTACCACCAGGTGCAAGATCCATTCGTTGTGCGATTTGTCAGGCAGTAACACAGTTGGCTGACCCGCGTGCTGTTCCTCCACCACCACATAATCAATACCAGCACCCACCACCGTCTTCCTCCGCCGCCGCACCTCCGTCCCCTTACAACCACGCACCTCCTGGCCCACCACCTAATGCTCATGGAAGAAAGAAAGCTGTGATTGTTGGTGTATCGTATAGGTATTCTAGGCATGAGCTGAAAGGATGCCTTAATGATGCTAAATGTATGAAATATCTCTTGATCAACAAGTTTCATTTTCCCGAGGCGTCTATTCTTATGCTTACTG AAGAGGAAACCGATCCATACAGAACTCCGACTAAACAGAACATGCGCATGGCATTGTATTGGCTTGTACAGGGATGCCAACCGGGAGACTCGCTACTCTTCCATTATTCTGGTCATGGCTCAAGACAAAGGAATTACAATGGAGATGAAGTGGATGGATATGATGAAACTTTATGTCCTCTAGATTTTGAAACTCAGGgtatgattgttgatgatgaAATCAATGCAACAATTGTCAGGCCTCTTCCTTACGGAGTAAAACTTCATGCCATTATAGATGCTTGCCACAGCGGAACTGTTTTAGACCTCCCCTTCCTTTGTAGAATGAGCAG GAGCGGGCAATATGTATGGGAAGACCATCGTCCCCGTTCTGGTGTCTGGAAAGGAACTAATGGTGGTGAAGTTTTCTCTTTTAGTGGTTGTGATGATGATCAAACTTCAGCTGATACATCT GCTCTTTCAAAAATAACTTCAACTGGTGCTATGACTTTCTGTTTCATTCAAGCTATTGAGCGTGGTCATGGTGCCACATATGGAAGTATATTGACGGCAATGAGAAATGCTATTCGACAAGCTGGTGGAAGTTCAGGGGGTGACTTTGGTGGCGGTGCTGTTACATCTCTCATCTCCATGCTTCTGACAGGAGGTAGTGGTGGTATGGGTGGAGGATTTAGTCAG GAGCCCCAATTAACAGCTTGCCAGCCATTCGATGTGTATGCGAAGCCATTTTCATTGTGA